The genomic DNA GCTGTTATGTGCACCTTTGACAATGTGCATAAGCCGTCCCTGTGCGTTTAGGTCCCAAATTGCTATATGGCCTGTCGCAGAGGCGGTAGCGAGTGTGGGGTGGCCATCTGTATGAAAGGTAAGTATATCACGGGCGGCACTCATGATCAAGAACAAACCCGTTCGAAAAGCAATCGCGCGAACGCTGGCGCCTTCCATAAACACCCGCATGACTTTCTCATCCGAACGAATGTCATATAGTACGCATTCCCCGGATGCGAACCCGATACCTATCACATCAACGGCAGGGGACTGGCAGAGTGCAGTAATTGGTGAACcattggtcattgtactCAGACTGGTCGCGAGGAAAGTGTGAAGACAGGTGCTGTTTATTTCGGCATGGTAAGAGGTATCGGCTAGCTGAAACGAAGGAGACTTACGCAGTACGAATGTTCCAAAGTTGCATACTTCCATCTGAACTAGCAAAGAGTACCTTGTTTAGGTATGTGGCAGGGTGAAGCATATGGGCTGCAGTAAAGCCATTTGTGAAGGATAGCTTTCCTTGTAGCTCTAATACGACCAATAGTTTAGTTGTGTTAATAGGATAAGTTGGTGATAACGCACCAAATGTATTCTTATCCCATACAATTGCGTGTGCTCCGTCGGATGAAAGGCAGAGTAAATGGGATCCAAAAAGCAGCATGGAGGAAAGTGTTGTACCCAATGGATTGGTTGCTCTCCCAATTTCCTTCCCTCGTGTATACTTGATTGCGTAGGTCCCAGCCAGTGCCCACACAAAATTTTCATCAAGTGCGACGGCGGTAATGTTACTTGGAGCATCCGGACCTGAGGCACCAAGGCAATAAGCAAAAGAACAAGGCGAGTACAGCGTCGTACATACTAACGAGTATAAGACCCATTCTTCCACCTTCCCACAGAGCCCAAGCTTTCCCTAAGCATGTAAGTATGACCAATTTAGGGCCCTCAGAGTCTCCCTTGTATGAACGAGCTTGCATTGCGAACGGTACATGGTTTGTTATGATCCCCAGCGCCCGGAATGGAGCGAATAGCGTCGGCCTTCGTACCGGCGTTGCATTATTCTTTTGTGTTTTTCTCGACTTTTTGCGGGGAGGCTCGATAACCGCTTCCGTCGCTGCTGCCATGGTAGATTGGTTCAGAACTGGGAACCCGCAGGTGCATGTGGCTGTGCTAAATTTGAGGATCATGTGTGATTGGCTGATTGTCATAAAGTTTCATTGCTCATCGACCACTGCCGTTCCCAATCCTACTTTCTGCCCCGCCTTCCGGCCGCTCACTACCTGAGTTAACCATTGAATAAAAACAACTTATCTGAATTTAGAATAGACTGCTGAGATGAATCGAGGCGGATTTGGTCGAGGCGGTCGAGGTGCGGACCGAGGAGGACGTGGTGGTATGTCCATTCACCATATTGATAAACCAAACTAATAAATATCAGGTGGAAGGGGCGGGGGCCGCGGTGGGTTTCAGCGCCAGGATATGGGTCCCCCGGAGACTGTGTTAGGTGTGTACACCAAAAACCTAATACGGCAACAGCTAATGACCAGCGCAGAGCTGGGATCGTTTGTTCACGCAGTTGAAGATGAAATGCTTTGCTCTTCGCTGATACCTGACAAAGTTCCTCATTTCAATGCCCCAATCTATCTGCAAAACAAGTCCCAAATTGGCAAAATCGACGAAATTCTGGGACCAGTGAATGAGGTATATTTCTCGGTCAAGATGGAGCCCGGAATGGTAGCCGCAAGCTTCAAAAAGGGAGACAAGGTATATGTATCCGACCAAAAGCTACTCCCCATCGAACGGTTCctccccaaacccaagattATTGGTGGAAAAGGTACGCAATTTGTTCGTATGCTGAAATATCATATAACTCACTCTATTGTTTTTGTAGTTGAAAGTGAGTACAAGCTGCTTCTTGTATAGACATTAGAGTGTTTATAATTTTCTCAGAGCGAGGTAGGGGAGGAGCAAGAGGTGGTGCCCGCGGCGGACGTGGTGCTCCTGGTGGACGAGGCTTCTCTCGCGGAGGTGGACGCGGGGGACCaggaggacgaggaggcTCTCGCGGAGGCCCACCACGCGGGCGGGGCGGCTTTGGAGGTGGATTTGGGGGAGGCTTTGGAGGTGGTCGCGGCGGAGGACGGGGGCGTGGCCGTGGGCAATAAATCAATGATGTTTTGGTTTGATCTGATCAATACAAAATGTACATTAGTCTCTTATGGACTGAAATTCGGCGCTTCTATGCTCGACGGCAATAATACCGTGACCAGATTTGGTATCGTCACGCCTGAACCGGTTCACTCTGTCCACAATGCCACCTGCATCCCGCACCTCTGATCCAGGTCCTTCCTACCGCTATCGGAGCAATACAACTCCTTACAGCCGGGTACGAATTTATGAAACTTGACTAACTGCTACTGGAAACACAAATGTCACGCTAGCCTTACGCACAAGAATGCGCGAAACTTCGAATAAAATCTCTGCATCGAATGGTACGGGTTAACACCTTATTATAGCCAAATTGATGAACTTTCGAAACCATGAACAGCAACGCAGGGTCATCGACGATATTGTTAATAACCCGGCAAAAGACCAATTTATCATTGCCGCCACTGGATCCGGCAAGACATTGTTGTACGAGGTTAGTGGCTTCTGGTTGCTTCTGCAAATAAGTAAAGCATTTATCTTAGCTCCCGGGTATACTCCCATTATCTGAGGGGAAAACGACAATAGTTTTCATTCCTCGAGTCTCAATCATCACAGTGGAGCACAAACGTCTGTCAGATTGTGGGATAAGTGTCGAGCAGTATGTCTTTGTACGATTGATCAGCGAATAGCTTACGTATAATATCGATTTTAGGCGACATCACAGAGCCGATAACCAACAGGAGCGCGAGCAGCAAGCCCAGCAAAGCGATAGATTGTTCCAGGCAATAAACAATACCGAGCTACTTCCTAGGTTTATCCTAGCTACGCCTCATCAGTTACAGTATCCGGACAGCATTTTCGGCAAAATTCTGAATGGACTATGCGAACGGGGGCTAGTACAGCGTTTTGTCTTTGATGAGGTCCATATGTTGGTGGGTACTCCCTTCATTTTCTTGTTTATGACTCATTGATCATGAGAGAATAGCTAGACGACCACAATATCGTAAATAGCTCCATTTCCCCTCGGTCCACCGTAATCTCATTTAATCTGATAGCTCTCACAACTTCCGATCCTTCGACAGAAATACCCTGGTGTCCCAGCCACCGTACTCTCCGCATCGATCTCGCCCACAACGGCCGATACATTATGCCATATTCTGTCCATGAATGGCGAATACAAGACATTCCCGCTTGATCGACCAAACCTGTACTACCAGATCCTTCCAAAGCTCTCTCCAGGTGAAAACGATAAACTTGGTGTCCCCGCAAACTCCAAAGAGCGATCCCAGATGTCGCCTATTCTCCATTTAGCACGGAACGTGTACCCAGACCAAGCGGGACTTGTTTATTGCCGAAAAAAGGCTGCTTGTGCTCGTTTCGCAGAGCTTCTGAAGTAAAGTTGATTATTTTGCCCCAGTTTGTTCGTTGAcctatttttttttacagAAAGAAGGTATAGCGGCAGAAGCATATGATGCCGAATCAAATCGTTCTGCGACAGGTCGCGAAATATTTCGAAAGTGGCAGGAGAATGACCCGAGTGTTAGGATTCTAATCTCTACGGTTTGTACCAAACCCGAATACCTCTTGTTATACATATATTGAAGCCCAATTCAGAATGCGCTCAGTAGTGGAGTACACAAATCCAACGGTTAGTTCGCTCTGAAATCCCTCGTCAAAATACTGATATTCTTCCAGTTCGTTTTGTTGTACACACAAGTTTTCCCACTTCTGGAATTGATGGCTATATGCAAGAGACTGGCCGCGCAGGACGAGATGGGGAACCAGCTACATGTCTATTATGTTTGTTCATACCTGTTTAACAAACGGCTACCCACTTATATTGATTCACAGTATATGCATTCGGCGATGCATTCCAAGTTTCACATCCAACACAATTCCGAAGCAATTGTATACTGGCGCTCTTGTGGCTTATCAATTCGACCAACTGCCGACGCCGGGCTTTGCTATCGTACTACAACGACAACCACTTCAATTACGAAGCCCCGAACCATCGGTGCTGCGATGTTTGTGACGGGATGGTTAGCAACCGCCCTTCCCTCGAGGTCACTTCTCTCGCGGGGCGAGTATTGGAGTACATTCAAGACGGTCTTAAAGAGAAACACGGTCTGCTCGGCAGGATAGTGCTAGCTAAGAAACTTAACGATGTCTTTAATAACGGAGAAAAGAACCGACTTGTGAAATGTGGGACAAGTTGATTCAGTGGCTTGTAATCGAACAGTATTTGGAAGTACATCGACCTGGTGAAAAGGCTGGGAAACAAATCAAGGTATGGTGTGAATTCGTTCCCATCAAGCGTTTGAGCTTATTATATATTTATACAGCTTGTGAGAAATAGTAGAACAAACAGTTTGATAAACGGTACCGGCCCACGAGTCTACTTACCGTGGTCAATGAGGTTTAGTGAACTTCATGTACGCGGGGAGAATGAAGATTTTCCCTTGAGATGGACGAGCGAGGTTGTCCGATCACTGAACGAGCCCGGGAATACTCTTCTAGCAGGGATCAAAGCCCGGACATGTAGTGCACATATCTAATACCTAATACTGCTCGTAATATTTGAATCAGAGAGATATTACATAGGACTGAATCAATCCATGAACTATGATAACATATACAAAACATCTAGGCTTCTGCAGCAGCGAGTGCAGCCTCGTTCAAAGCCTCCGCTTCGGCCATGATCTGCTCTTCCTTGGCCGCAATGCTACCTTGTACTTCTTCCTTGGCGATGCTAAGGTCCTGGAAACGGGCCTGCAACTCCCGTTCTTGTCGCTCCAGTCTCTCAACTTCCTCTTTGAGCGCCTCAACTCGGCGTGGAGCAGCAGCTTGTCGATAACATGAAGCTTTGAGAAACTCTCGAGCTCGATGGTCGCCTTTTGAAGTTCAGCCCATGCGCCCTTGACGCGTTTAGCTAAGATGCCAGAACGAGCGTTATAACCCCCAAGCGTGACATTGAGCTTCTTTTCGACCTTCGCCGCTTTTGCGGCCTCCTTGGACATGGAATCCCGGTCTTGCATAATGAGCGCAGCGATCCCAGCCACGCGGTCTTCGGGTGACAATGACGAAGAATCAACCCATGCCTTCAAATTCTTGTCGTAAGCCCATGTATCACGCATCCGGGCCCAGCTCAACGCTTCGCCATCGATATCCTCCTGGCCCGCGGCCAGAATAACGCCCTTCCTTACTTCTTCTGGTGTTGCACCAACGATGCCAAGGGTAGCTGAGAGTTCAATATGTACTGCCAGAGCCGCTGCAGCGACATCATCGTCCTCGGGTATATCATACATAGAGGGGGTACCGCCTGGGTACGGCGTTCCGGGGAGAGGGTGAGCAATTGTGTCATGCTGGATGAGGTCGACCAACTCATTGTCAATGAGTTTGTGAGCTTCAGAGAGAGCGTCGCGTGGTCGTGGTGTTTCGCGTAGGGCTCGCGAGAGTCGCTCGTGATCGATGTGGACAGGCCGAGGCAAGTCTTTTTTGACAACGCTTGAACGGCGCTCCAGAGCTTTccgctcttcttcttcctgtaGCTTCCTCATCCTAGCATTTCGCTCGGCCATATCCTCGACTGTCATCGTTTGTTCGTCCTCATCCTCTGcctcttcttcatcctcgGGCAGAACAACTTCAAAATCGTTGCTCGGCTTGGGAAGGCTTGCAAAGCCAAGTTTCAGCGATCTCtgagcagcagcagcacgTAACCGTTCCTCTCGCGGGGTATCACCAACCATAATCCCATCCTCCGGATTGATACTAAGATTATCGCGTGGTGTTCGCATCGGAGTTGTCCCCACTCGTGGGGTAGCCCCGAACCGTCTCCATTGGCGCGAGGCGTGGCGAGAGGATTAGGAGTAAATGCGACCTGGTGTCGTGGAGTGGCGCTCTCGAAGCCGGTACCGCCCTCCGCGGGTCCGCGCATGGGAGTGTTCTCTTCGCCCAACAAGGGGGTCTGGGCTTGCACCATGTTTCGTAGGTTTCGAGCTTCCGCCATAATATTGTCCTCTGTGGCACCAATTCTGTAAACGTACTAATAACAGGGTAAAAGTAGGCATACCTTGGGGGGCGGTCCGGGGGGTTCGCGCCATACGAGCGTGACTAAGACCTTCGTATTCTCCAAGCAATTGCCCACTTGCTTCATTCCCCTCTCCTTCATCATTCATCAAAGCTCGCGCGCTCTGGCCAGCCTGTCCAATTTTGACAATCTCTTCGAGCTCGGCTTCTCCGACTTGTGCTGCGGGAAGCACCAAAGCACGCCGCTTGCTAATTTGCTCCGCCTCCTTGAGCTTTTGGATTTGTGCATCGCGAGCGGCAATAAACTTGGTAGAGTGTGGCTCGTTCTCCTTCCCCTTCTTCTGGCGTTTCTTGGCCTCGGATTCTTCGTCCTGTGGTTTACGCTTGTTTTCGAGACGACGAAGAGACTGGCCGACAGGAGCTGAGTAGGATTTGGCTTGTTCTTCAGACGTGTCGTAGAAACCGGGCACAGGCTTCTTTTCGAATGGGATATCGGCATTGTACTATGGAAATAATGTAAGAAGAAGGAATTCGTCAAATATGTTCCAACTTACGTCCATTCCCTTTTTCTTCGTCTTGTGCCTCATGCTAAGCACCGTAAATAAGCCACCACTGTATGTGCTTTGAAAGTGCAAGAACCTACATGATACCAGCAGCCTTGAGTTCCCGCTTCTTCTGCAAAACAGCAAGCCTTCGTGCCTCCTCAAGCTGTCTCTCGCGGGCCTTCCTCTTCGCCTTCTTTCCCTGAGTATTGGCCAGACGAGCGCGAGCCTCTGACAGCATTTCCTTCTCTGAGATAAAACCTATTAGAACCCATCATAGGCATCATACTCCGGTTCCGCTTACCGTCCTCGTCCATGTCAATAGGGTCCGGTCGCGCTGGCTTCGTCTCTGGGTCGGGGTCAATCTCACCAGGCCGAAGCCTGCGAACATCATCGGCGCTGGGCCCGGCTTCGTCACCCGGGCCACCCAAACCAAGCTCCTCGTTCTCTTTTGCTTCCGCGTCATCCAGAAGTTTTTGGTATCGCTCCAAGCATTGCGTAGCGGTACGTCCGACAATTGGTGCAATAGTTCTCCATTGCGTTGGCATCAATTTTGCCAAGTGCAGCAGCTTTTCATCCTCTGTCTACATGATCCGGTAAGCAATGTTAGCGTTGTGCCAGAGACGCTCAAGTAGGGTGAATGCTATACCTTTGACCACTCGGTCTTTTTGATGGAGGGATCCAGCCACTCGTACCAGCGAGCCTTGCATTGCTTCGGCGTTTTACGGACGAGCAGAGACGAAATACGCGCCCTGTGTAGTATTAAAACCCGCGCATATCCATTAGCAAGGATATATTACATACCATTGATTCTTCCCATACTTCGCAATGGCCGCTTTCAACACCTCATCCTCAGTGTTCTGTTACTTGTATGAGACACAGGATAGTCAACAACTTCCTCTAAAAAAATCATACCTTCCAGACACCTGGGTAGCTCAGTTAGTTTATTTTGTTCTTCAGATAGCTTATTATGCGAATACTTGCCTCCTTTAATGATGATGCGCACCATGGCCAAGTGAGTGAGTGGACGTTCGTTGTGGCTATGTCCACATGGGTAACAACAAACATTACGTGAGAGAGTACCCAAACGCCAGGCGCTAAATACTACGACTGACCCAAGGCTCTTCAAACCCGGCCTTCCATTTCATGAATTTAGTTTGTTTTTTCTATGATGAGAAATAGCAACCTTATACCCTACACTCAGTCGAATATTTTAATATTGATCATAGATTGTCTTAAAGCCTCTCAAGCCTTCAGAGCTTACCCCCTGCCGAGCATGGGGTACAACGAGCAAGGGCAAACCCGTCCTGCATATACTTTCTGGTGGGCCAAGATCTACTACCATTAACTCGCACAAAGACGTACCTATATCAAGAGCCCCTGCTATGGTCCTCGCTTGGGAGTCTCGGCCTTGAGAATTTAATGCATGGCCAGTCGAATTGATCAGCCATCGGCACATCTTGAAAACTATCCAGCCCGCAGCGATGGTTCGAGTGGGGACAGCGGATCGACCGCTCCCCAAAGAACCTACACACCCTGGAAAACAACTGGCGGCATATCCTAGGCTCGTCCTGTTCTACCGCGCTTAAGCTTCAGCCTAAATCGTCGTAGTTAGGTTTCAAAATGCGTAAATCATTATTTGTGATTTATCCGTTTATTCGGGTGTCGCGGTAAACCCCAGACAAACGGATAGGCTTGAATTAATTCCAATAGTGCACTGAGAGATCGCAAGCTCCTTCTCCTGTCTGAAAGTGGGTTACCTCGTTGATTCCACGCTCTGGGCGCCAACTCGGGCATCGGCCTCAATACTGTGCTGCTACATAAACTTATAACAGGTGCGGATATATCATTCATACATCCAAATGAACAGTATTACAGTCAACTGAATACCTCCACCAATTAATAGGGGTAAGAAGAGTGGCGGGTCACGGGAATCCCAACAAGTGGCACCTCAATATCTCGGGTGTCAGAGACAACGTGCTGTTTTaccatatatgcgtatcCTCAAGCCCCTGCTCCCCTGTGTGAAACCTAATTCCCTGTATCGTGGACTGTGTCACACCGCAAGCCTAGCCCTCGTCATCCCAGCGGATAACAGCCTTTCCCGCTCTGATCAGATACATATGGAACGAAGGGGCCTGTCGTTCGCTGGATGGATAAAGTGCTCTTTCTTCCTCTATTCGATAGGGCTAGATCGGAAGAAACGGGTTCCTATCGGCGGTCGCCTGAAAATACGCATTGCATACACACATGTATCGGAGACAGCGATAGAGTCGGTACGCTAAAGCCGGGAACAGCCATGGGGTAAGCTAGGTAGCACGCATGCGAGGCACACGTGCGGCAGGACGATAGTGAAATCTAGAAATTAAATCCCCGGGTTCATACCTCTGATAGTGTCGGGGTCCACGGCTCGGCTGTTAGTGAATCATATGATACAGTGATGAAGGTATGTGGCCGCAGTGATGGTATTCGAACACTTGCGAGTGCTTTTCAAATATTGTCTTAGACAAACTGGACTTTGGCGCGATAACTTGGACACTCACTGCTCAACCAGCACACTGATTTATATACATCCCGGTCGCGTGTGTAATTTGATACTTTGGACGAAACGCAAACAATGATTTAGTTGCCTGAACGCTTCCAGCAGTCAAGGGTGATGACAACATGTGCACCGGCAACTTATCGGAGCAGATAGAAAATCGAGTCCCCTGGATCGTTGCGGGAGACACATCCCGAGCGCCGAAAGAGCGCTGGGTGGTGTCCCCTCTAAAAT from Rhizoctonia solani chromosome 16, complete sequence includes the following:
- a CDS encoding Gar1/Naf1 RNA-binding region protein, with translation MNRGGFGRGGRGADRGGRGGGRGGGRGGFQRQDMGPPETVLELGSFVHAVEDEMLCSSLIPDKVPHFNAPIYLQNKSQIGKIDEILGPVNEVYFSVKMEPGMVAASFKKGDKVYVSDQKLLPIERFLPKPKIIGGKGTQFLKSEVGEEQEVVPAADVVLLVDEASLAEVDAGDQEDEEALAEAHHAGGAALEVDLGEALEVVAAEDGGVAVGNKSMMFWFDLINTKYLVSSRLNRFTLSTMPPASRTSDPGPSYRYRSNTTPYSRPYAQECAKLRIKSLHRMQRRVIDDIVNNPAKDQFIIAATGSGKTLLYELPGILPLSEGKTTIVFIPRVSIITVEHKRLSDCGISVEQADNQQEREQQAQQSDRLFQAINNTELLPRFILATPHQLQYPDSIFGKILNGLCERGLVQRFVFDEVHMLLDDHNILSQLPILRQKYPGVPATVLSASISPTTADTLCHILSMNGEYKTFPLDRPNLYYQILPKLSPGENDKLGVPANSKERSQMSPILHLARNVASEKEGIAAEAYDAESNRSATGREIFRKWQENDPSVRILISTNALSSGVHKSNVRFVVHTSFPTSGIDGYMQETGRAGRDGEPATCLLLYAFGDAFQVSHPTQFRSNCILALLWLINSTNCRRRALLSYYNDNHFNYEAPNHRCCDVCDGMVSNRPSLEVTSLAGRVLEYIQDGLKEKHGLLGRIVLAKKLNDVFNNGEKNRLVKCGTS
- a CDS encoding pre-mRNA-splicing factor CEF1; translation: MKWKAGFEEPWPQRTSTHSLGHGVWKNTEDEVLKAAIAKYGKNQWARISSLLVRKTPKQCKARWYEWLDPSIKKTEWSKTEDEKLLHLAKLMPTQWRTIAPIVGRTATQCLERYQKLLDDAEAKENEELGLGGPGDEAGPSADDVRRLRPGEIDPDPETKPARPDPIDMDEDEKEMLSEARARLANTQGKKAKRKARERQLEEARRLAVLQKKRELKAAGIIMRHKTKKKGMDYNADIPFEKKPVPGFYDTSEEQAKSYSAPVGQSLRRLENKRKPQDEESEAKKRQKKGKENEPHSTKFIAARDAQIQKLKEAEQISKRRALVLPAAQVGEAELEEIVKIGQAGQSARALMNDEGEGNEASGQLLGEYEGLSHARMARTPRTAPQEDNIMAEARNLRNMVQAQTPLLGEENTPMRGPAEGGTGFESATPRHQVAFTPNPLATPRANGDGSGLPHDINPEDGIMVGDTPREERLRAAAAQRSLKLGFASLPKPSNDFEVVLPEDEEEAEDEDEQTMTVEDMAERNARMRKLQEEEERKALERRSSVVKKDLPRPVHIDHERLSRALRETPRPRDALSEAHKLIDNELVDLIQHDTIAHPLPGTPYPGGTPSMYDIPEDDDVAAAALAVHIELSATLGIVGATPEEVRKGVILAAGQEDIDGEALSWARMRDTWAYDKNLKAWVDSSSLSPEDRVAGIAALIMQDRDSMSKEAAKAAKVEKKLNVTLGGYNARSGILAKRVKGAWAELQKATIELETAAPRRVEALKEEVERLERQERELQARFQDLSIAKEEVQGSIAAKEEQIMAEAEALNEAALAAAEA